Below is a genomic region from Citrobacter telavivensis.
GCTACGCCTTTTACGTCTGGCTGGCCGTGGCGCTGAGCATCATCCCGCTGGCGGTACTGGTTATTCATACCGTGACGCAGCATCGCGCCATCTTGCGTGATGTTTCCCGACAACGGGCGCGTGAAGCCCGCCTGCGTGCGGCGCAGACAGAACGGGAGGCGGCGTGAATATTCGACGTAAGAACCGTTTATGGATTGCCTGCGGCGTACTCGTTGGATTAGCACTGACGATTACGCTGGTGCTTTACGCGCTGCGCGCCAACATCGACCTGTTCTATACGCCAGGTGAGATTATCTACGGTAAACGCGAGACGCAGCAGATGCCGGAAGTGGGCCAGCGGCTGCGGGTGGGCGGCATGGTTATGCCCGGCAGCGTGAAACGCGATCCGAACTCGCTGAAGGTGAATTTCAGCATCTATGACGCCGAAGGCGTGGTGGATGTCACCTACGAAGGCATCCTGCCGGACCTGTTCCGTGAAGGGCAGGGCGTGGTGGTGCAGGGGGAACTCGGCGAGAAAAATCACATCCTCGCGAAAGAAGTTCTCGCCAAGCATGATGAGAATTACACGCCGCCGGAAGTCGAAAAAGCGATGCAGGAAAACCATCGTCGCCCGGCAAGCGTCAATAAGGATAAGACATCATGATGCCTGAAATTGGCAATGCGCTGTTATGCCTGGCTCTCGGCGTTGCGTTGTTACTCTCAGTCTATCCGCTATGGGGTGTGGCACGCGGCGACGCGCGGATGATGGCATCGGCAAGACCCTTCGCCTGGCTGCTGTTCATCCTGGTGATGGGGGCCTTCATGGTGCTGATCAACGCCTTTGTGGTGAATGATTTTACCGTGCTCTATGTCGCCAGTAACTCCAACACGCAACTGCCCGTCTGGTATCGCGTCGCGGCCACCTGGGGCGCGCATGAAGGCTCGCTGCTGCTCTGGGTGTTGCTGATGAGCGGCTGGACGTTTGCCGTCGCGCTGTTTTCTCAGCGGATGCCGCTGGATATCGTCGCCCGCGTGCTCGCGGTGATGGGGATGGTCAGCGTCGGTTTCCTGTTATTCATTCTGTTTACCTCCAACCCCTTTGCCCGCACGCTGCCGGATTTCCCGATTGAAGGGCGCGATCTGAATCCATTGTTGCAGGATCCGGGACTGATCTTCCATCCGCCGCTGCTGTATATGGGCTATGTGGGTTTCTCAGTCGCCTTCGCGTTCGCTATCGCGGCGTTGATGAGCGGTCGTCTGGACAGCACCTTTGCCCGTTTTTCGCGTCCGTGGACGCTGGCCGCGTGGGTTTTTCTGACGCTAGGGATCGTGCTGGGCTCGGCATGGGCTTACTACGAACTCGGCTGGGGCGGCTGGTGGTTCTGGGACCCGGTGGAAAACGCCTCGTTTATGCCGTGGCTGGTGGGCACCGCGCTGATGCACTCGCTGGCGGTCACTGAACAGCGCGGTAGTTTCAAAGCGTGGACGCTGCTGCTCTCCATCTGTGCGTTCTCGCTCTGTCTGTTGGGGACGTTCCTTGTACGCTCGGGCGTGCTGGTATCGGTGCATGCGTTTGCTTCCGACCCGTCCCGCGGGATGTTCATTTTGGCCTTCATGGTGCTGGTGATCGGCGGCTCGCTGCTGCTGTTTGCCACGCGAGGGCATAAGGTCCGCTCCAGGGTGAATAACGCCCTCTGGTCACGCGAATCGTTGCTGCTTGGTAACAACGTGCTGCTGATTGCCGCCATGCTGGTGGTGCTGCTGGGAACACTGCTCCCACTGGTGCATAAGCAGCTCGGGCTGGGGAGTATTTCCATCGGCGAACCGTTCTTTAATACCATGTTTACCTGGCTGATGGCGCCGTTTGCCCTGCTGCTGGGCATTGGCCCGCTGGTCCGCTGGGGACGCGATCGACCGCGTAAATTGCAACGGTTGCTGGTCATCGCGCTGGTCAGCACTTTTGGGCTCTCTCTGCTGCTGCCGTGGCTGTTTGAGAGCAAGATTGTCGCCATGACGGTTGTCGGGCTGGCAATGGCCTGCTGGGTGTTTGTGCTGGCGATGGCGGAGCTTGCGCAGCGTATATCGCGTGGTACAAAAATGACGCTCAGCTACTGCGGGATGGTGGCCGGGCACGTCGGCCTGGCGGTGACGATTGTCGGGATCGCCTTCAGTCAGAACTACAGCGTCGAGCGCGATGTCCGCATGAAGGCCGGCGATAGCGTCGATATTCATGAATATCGCTTCACCTTCCGTGAAGTGAAGGATATCACTGGCCCCAACTATCGCGGTGGCGTGGCAATTATCGGCGTGACCCGTGATGGCAAAGCAGAAGCGACGCTGCACGCCGAAAAACGGTTCTATAACAGCACCAGTTCGATGATGACGGAAGCGGCGATTGACGGCGGGATCACCCGCGATCTGTACGCGGCGCTCGGCGAAGAACTGGATAACGGCGCGTGGGCCGTTCGTCTGTATTACAAACCGTTTATTCGCTGGATCTGGGCGGGTGGAATATTGATGGCGCTGGGTGGGCTGTTGTGTCTGTTTGACCCACGTTATCGCAAACGCGTACAACCGCAAAAATCGGCGTCGGAGGCGGTATGAAGCGCAACGTACTTTTGATTCCCTTTGTGATTTTCCTCGTGATTGCCGCGGCGTTGCTGTGGCAACTGGCGCGCAACGCAGAAGGCGACACGCCGACGAATCTGGAATCGGCACTGATTGGTAAACCGGTGCCGACCTTTCGACTCGAGTCTCTGGAAAACCCCGGTAAGCATTATGAGGCGGACGTGCTGACCCAGGGCAAACCGGTCTTACTCAACGTCTGGGCGACGTGGTGCCCGACCTGTCGCGCTGAGCATCAGTATCTGAACCAGTTGTCGGCACAGGGGATTCGCGTGGTGGGGCTGAACTATAAGGACGACCGCCAGAAAGCCATCGTCTGGCTGAAAGAGCTGGGTAATCCCTACGCGCTGAGCCTGTTTGACGGCGACGGCATGCTGGGCCTGGATCTGGGGGTCTATGGCGCGCCGGAAACGTTTCTGATCGACGGTAAAGGCATTATTCGCTATCGCCATGCCGGGGATCTGAACGCCCGCGTCTGGGAGAGTGAAATCAAGCCGCTGTGGGAGAAATACAGCAAGGAGGCCGCGCAATGAGAATTCTGCTGAGTGTGCTGATGCTGCTGCTTTCTGCCAACGCGCTGGCCACCATTGATGTGATGCAGTTTAAGGATGAAGCCCAGGAGCAACAGTTCCGCCAGTTAACCGAACAACTGCGCTGTCCGAAATGCCAGAACAACAGCATCGCGGATTCCAATTCAATGATTGCGACCGACCTGCGGCAGAAAGTGTATGAACTGATGCAGGAAGGGAAAAGTCAGAAAGAGATAGTCGACTACATGGTGGCGCGCTATGGCAACTTCGTCACCTATGATCCGCCGCTGACACCGCTGACTATTCTGCTGTGGGTGCTCCCGGTAGCGGCAATTGGTGCCGGTGGCTGGATTATCGTTGCCCGCTCGCGTCGACGGGTACGCCTGAAACAGGAGGTGTTCCCGGACGAGATGACGTTAGCGCAGGGCAAACGCGCCGGGCTGGCGGTTTATCTGCCGGGTATTGTGATTGCCGTCATTGTAAGTGCAGTCAGTTATTACCAGACCGGGAGCTATAAGCAGGTGGTAATCTGGCAGCAGGCGACGGCACAAAGCCCGGCCCTGCTGGAGCGCGCGCTGGATCCAAAAGCGCAGCCGCTGGATGAGGAAGAGATGACGCGTCTGGCGCTGGGGCTGCGTACCCGTCTGCAAAGTGATGCGACGAACGTGGAAGGCTGGATCATGCTGGGGCGGATCGGCATGGTACTCGGCAATGCCAGTACCGCTACCGAGGCATATGCTAACGCCTATCGACTCGATCCGAAGAACAGCGATGCGGCGCTGGGCTATGCTGAAGCGCTAACCCGCTCTTCTGATCCTGATGATAACCGTCGTGGAGGGGAGTTGTTGCGAGAGCTGGTCCGTCGCGATCACGCCAATGTGCGGGTCCTGAGCATGTACGCCTTCAATGCCTACGAGCAGGAACGTTTTGGCGACGCGGTGGCGGCCTGGGAAATGATGCTGAAGATGCTGCCAGCGAACGATACGCGTCGTGCGGTGATTGAGCGCAGTATTGCGCAGGCAATGCAGCACTTATCACCAAAAAGTGAGTAACCACGTGGCCGGACTGAACGCTCCGGCCGCGTGTTGTTGAATTACTGTAGCCCGCGGGTTTGTAAAAACAGAATGGTGGCGGCAACGCGCGAGCGTACGTTGAGCTTGCGCAGCAGGTTGCGGATATGCACCTTCACGGTTTGTTCGGAGATGTTGAGGACCGAGGCAATCTGCTTGTTGGACAGTCCCTGTGCCAGTTCGTGCAGGACATCCAGCTCACGCTCGGTCAGTATGCTGAACGGATCGTCCTCCTCACCAAACATTTCGCGCTCGCGCAGATAATCACTGACGCGTTCACTGAAAACCTGACCGCCGTTGGCACCCGTGCGAATAGCGTCCAGCAGGACTTCCGGATCGCTGTCTTTTAACAGATAGCCGTCTGCACCTGCATCAATCAGGGCATAAATGTCACTGGCCGCATCCGAGACGGTGAGAATGATAATCTGCGCTGTGATCCCATCGCGGCGCAGGGCGTTCAACGTATCCAGACCGCTCAGCCCTTTCATATTCAGATCAAGCAGGATCAAATCCAGATCGAGACGGTTTGCCAGATCAATCGCCGTTGCGCCATCGCCCGCTTCGGCAACCACCTCGAATGTCGGATCCAGTTCCAGTAACTGACGGATACCACGACGCATAAGAGGGTGGTCATCTACTATCAGCACCTGAAAAGGCGTTGCTTCAGGCATAGTTAGCTCCCGATGTTTTATTAGAATCATTATTGTTATTCGATCAGGAATCGTCCAGATTCACCGCATCGATAAGAGGGTGAAATATTACCCCAGATTACGCATGGGTAAGAAGTAAAACCTGCCGGGAAAAGGGGGGAGGGGGAGCCTCTCATCGTCATGAGAGGCGATGTGATTAGGGCAGTAGCGCGACGTGAGCCACGTCTTCCTCGGGTATCGCGCTGAAATACCAGTATTCATCGTTGATTTTTGCGACGCTAAAACGCGCAAGCGAGAGCGACGTGTCGGACAATGCGGTCTTCACCTGTACGGTGCCGGTTAACGGACGTTTGCTCACCAGCATGAAATCGCCGCGGTTATTGAACCAGGCTGTGGTATCGCCGCTGAGCGCTTGTTGCTTGCCGTTTGCCAACACGGAGTAATCGAAGTTAACCTTTTCCTTTTCCACATTCTCTGCGCCAAAATAACGGCCATAAACCTGCGGATCGTGAAAGAAACCGAAATGACCCCCGCTGTTTTGCATCTTCAAAAAGTGGAAATCAGGCACGGTAAAGTCCTTGTGCCCCTGACTGAGTTGGCTCTTAACGATACTCACACGGACAAAATCTTGCTGATAAACGCGCGTATAAGCGGCATACATTAAGGAGTATGACCAGATGAATACCGCAGCCATCAGGCCCGTAACGGCATAGACGCCATTCATGACCCTGGGACCGGCTACCGTAACGACTTCCCTCGCGAGGAAAGAGAGGGCCAGCAGGAAGAATAAAAATGTCGACAGCATGACCCGGTCGGGATACGACGGGGAGGCCACCATGATAAAAGAGGTCCCCAGTCCCACCAGCAGCATTAATCCGGCCATACCGAGATTGGCACTTTTAATGCGATGTCCCTGTCGTTTCGCCGCGAACAAAAGTATCGCCAGTAAAACCAGCACCACATAAGAAATCCATACCAGCGCCAGGTGGTTAAAAAAGCGCTCACTCAGATGAATAGTGATTCTTTCGGCGATCGATTTATTGTACCAGACGGTATGCGCACCCTGGGCGCGAATAAAATTGCCTGGCGAGAAAATCAAAATACTGGCACCCACCAGCGCGGATAAAAAGTAAGCGATCTTATTCGCAATGATGCGTTTCTCTTGCCAGTAATCGTACACAATAGCCAGCAGTGCAAGGCCAACGACAAAAGGCGCGACGCTTTCATTGGAGCAGCCTGCCAGCAGTCCGAGCAACAGCATTCCAACGTGCGTCCGCGCTTCGCGCTGTTGTTGTATGCGGTACAGGTTCCATATCCATGCGGCGACGAACAGATTCGTCCACAGGTAGTTTGCGCTACCAACGATCCAGAAAACCGTTTGTCCAATATTCGGGTTAGCGACCCAAAAGGTCAGAAAAATAAGGGTAAAAATCAATGCATCATGTTTTTTCCATTTCAGCGTGCCCGTAGGGGTTTTCACAATGAAATAGCAGAACGCGACGACGACAAGGCCCGTCATGGTCGAGACAAACCAACGAGACTCGGTGGCGAGTAACAGCGCGCTGACATAATCAGCGACGACGCGCCCGCTCCAGGTCAGGTAGTGATTCAGGTGCGCATCAAATGAGATGCCGAGCAGGGCATAACGGTAATCATCGGAGTGAATAGGGGTGAACCACTCCAGGACAAATACTGCAAAAAAGGCAATTAAAAGAATGCTTTTATTAACATGCTTTAACATCAGTTATCCTTGTCTGAATCATGACCCATCGTTTTACGTTTTTTCAGGATGTATCGAGGCCGCTGCTTGGTTTCGACATAGATTCGCCCGATATACTCACCCAGTACGCCAATACCAATAAGCTGAACGCCTCCCAGAAACAGGATTGACACAATCAGGGAAGAATAGCCACGCACGGGATTTCCCCACAGAAGCGTATCTATTACCATTCCCGCGCCGTAGGTGAAAGAAACCAGGGCGACCGCGAGACCAATGTAGGTCCAGATACGCAGAGGAAAGGTGGAAAAAGAGGTGATCCCTTCCAGTGCGAGGTTCCACAGCTTCCAGCCGTTAAATTTGCTCTTCCCGGCACAGCGAGTGGCGCGCGCGTAGAGGACGATGTCGGTTTTGCCGCCAACCCAGGATAAAATCCCTTTCATGAACAGATTTCGTTCGGGCATTTGTTTAATGTTGTCCACCACTTCACGACTCATCAGCCGAAAATCGCCGACGTTTTCTTCAATATGCGGTGTGCTGATTTTATTGTGCAGCTTGTAGAACCACTCGGCGCTTTTACGCTTCAGGCGACTATTGACAGAGCGATCGGAACGTTTAGCCAGCACAATGTCCGCCCCTTCCTGCCATTTTTTGATCAGGTGAGGAAGGACTTCGACAGGGTCCTGGAGATCGACATCCATCGGAATAACGGCGTCGCCACTGGCATTGTCGAGCCCGGCAAGCAGCGCCGGCTCCTTGCCAAAATTTCGCGTAAACGAAAGCGCGACAACAAGAGGATCGGCAACGGCGAGAGCGTTAATGATGGATTCCGTTGCATCGGTACTGCCATCATTGATGAACACAATTTCGATGTCATGCGCTTTCAGCGCGTCGTATTCGCGCACCGTCTTGTAAAAAAGACCAATGGTTTCTTCTTCGTTGAAGACAGGAACGACCAGTGAAATTTTCATCGTGCGTCCTTGAATACAATGAATCTGGAATAGATAAATCCACAGATAAGGCTAATGGCTGAGAACGCAACCAGCGTCACCAGCGGCGGGAAACCGCACTGTTCTGCCCCCCAGCCCGTCAGGATACTGAGCAGGCCCATAAACCCGACATACAGCAGATAGCGACGTGTTGTAGTCGATTGCTTGAAGGTAAACCGGGCATTGGCATAAAAAGAGAAACTCACAGCAACACTGAACCCCAGGAAATTAGCCAGCGCCTGATGGGTATGAAAAGCGTAGATGCAGATAGCAAAAACTATCCAGTGAATCAATGTGTTGATCACGCCTACGGAAGTGTACTTAATGAAGTGATGCCACATAAGCAATAAGGTCGGCTGTGCAAAAAACGGGATTGTAACATTATTCCTTCCCCTAACTCGAATCGAATTCAACGCTTATGAGTGCGAATAATCAGAAGCCAGCCCATCAGGGCGGGTTTCCAGGGGAATGTTGGTCAACACGAGAGGATTTGAACCTCCGATCTCCGTCCTGCGACAGCCATGATGATGCGCAGCACATATTGAGGGTCGGATTTGTGCCGGGAGAGAACGCTGTCAATGAGAGTGTTATCAAAGAGATGAGTTGCTGTAGGGGCAGTCGAAGCTTCTCCTGGAAACTATTTCAGAATAGCCGTAACGATGCTGCTGAACACGGAACCCGTAGTAAAGGCGTACTCCGTCGTTATCTCCTCTTTGCGCATGTCCGCGAGTCTGGCAAGTGCGCTTTTAGCATCGGTCGCGTGGACTTCCTCAAAGAGCTTCTCCCAGCCGTCTCTGGCAAGTTGCGCAGTTTTTTCCGCATCAGTTCTTTCCAGGGCGGCAATTTGAGCCCCTCTTTTAAAAAAACAGTATTCAGGCATACGTTACTCCAGGAC
It encodes:
- the narP gene encoding nitrate/nitrite response regulator protein NarP: MPEATPFQVLIVDDHPLMRRGIRQLLELDPTFEVVAEAGDGATAIDLANRLDLDLILLDLNMKGLSGLDTLNALRRDGITAQIIILTVSDAASDIYALIDAGADGYLLKDSDPEVLLDAIRTGANGGQVFSERVSDYLREREMFGEEDDPFSILTERELDVLHELAQGLSNKQIASVLNISEQTVKVHIRNLLRKLNVRSRVAATILFLQTRGLQ
- a CDS encoding glycosyltransferase; amino-acid sequence: MKISLVVPVFNEEETIGLFYKTVREYDALKAHDIEIVFINDGSTDATESIINALAVADPLVVALSFTRNFGKEPALLAGLDNASGDAVIPMDVDLQDPVEVLPHLIKKWQEGADIVLAKRSDRSVNSRLKRKSAEWFYKLHNKISTPHIEENVGDFRLMSREVVDNIKQMPERNLFMKGILSWVGGKTDIVLYARATRCAGKSKFNGWKLWNLALEGITSFSTFPLRIWTYIGLAVALVSFTYGAGMVIDTLLWGNPVRGYSSLIVSILFLGGVQLIGIGVLGEYIGRIYVETKQRPRYILKKRKTMGHDSDKDN
- the ccmD gene encoding heme exporter protein CcmD, whose protein sequence is MTTAFASWSEFFAMGGYAFYVWLAVALSIIPLAVLVIHTVTQHRAILRDVSRQRAREARLRAAQTEREAA
- a CDS encoding heme lyase CcmF/NrfE family subunit, with translation MMPEIGNALLCLALGVALLLSVYPLWGVARGDARMMASARPFAWLLFILVMGAFMVLINAFVVNDFTVLYVASNSNTQLPVWYRVAATWGAHEGSLLLWVLLMSGWTFAVALFSQRMPLDIVARVLAVMGMVSVGFLLFILFTSNPFARTLPDFPIEGRDLNPLLQDPGLIFHPPLLYMGYVGFSVAFAFAIAALMSGRLDSTFARFSRPWTLAAWVFLTLGIVLGSAWAYYELGWGGWWFWDPVENASFMPWLVGTALMHSLAVTEQRGSFKAWTLLLSICAFSLCLLGTFLVRSGVLVSVHAFASDPSRGMFILAFMVLVIGGSLLLFATRGHKVRSRVNNALWSRESLLLGNNVLLIAAMLVVLLGTLLPLVHKQLGLGSISIGEPFFNTMFTWLMAPFALLLGIGPLVRWGRDRPRKLQRLLVIALVSTFGLSLLLPWLFESKIVAMTVVGLAMACWVFVLAMAELAQRISRGTKMTLSYCGMVAGHVGLAVTIVGIAFSQNYSVERDVRMKAGDSVDIHEYRFTFREVKDITGPNYRGGVAIIGVTRDGKAEATLHAEKRFYNSTSSMMTEAAIDGGITRDLYAALGEELDNGAWAVRLYYKPFIRWIWAGGILMALGGLLCLFDPRYRKRVQPQKSASEAV
- the ccmE gene encoding cytochrome c maturation protein CcmE, whose translation is MNIRRKNRLWIACGVLVGLALTITLVLYALRANIDLFYTPGEIIYGKRETQQMPEVGQRLRVGGMVMPGSVKRDPNSLKVNFSIYDAEGVVDVTYEGILPDLFREGQGVVVQGELGEKNHILAKEVLAKHDENYTPPEVEKAMQENHRRPASVNKDKTS
- a CDS encoding tetratricopeptide repeat protein; the protein is MRILLSVLMLLLSANALATIDVMQFKDEAQEQQFRQLTEQLRCPKCQNNSIADSNSMIATDLRQKVYELMQEGKSQKEIVDYMVARYGNFVTYDPPLTPLTILLWVLPVAAIGAGGWIIVARSRRRVRLKQEVFPDEMTLAQGKRAGLAVYLPGIVIAVIVSAVSYYQTGSYKQVVIWQQATAQSPALLERALDPKAQPLDEEEMTRLALGLRTRLQSDATNVEGWIMLGRIGMVLGNASTATEAYANAYRLDPKNSDAALGYAEALTRSSDPDDNRRGGELLRELVRRDHANVRVLSMYAFNAYEQERFGDAVAAWEMMLKMLPANDTRRAVIERSIAQAMQHLSPKSE
- a CDS encoding GtrA family protein, with protein sequence MWHHFIKYTSVGVINTLIHWIVFAICIYAFHTHQALANFLGFSVAVSFSFYANARFTFKQSTTTRRYLLYVGFMGLLSILTGWGAEQCGFPPLVTLVAFSAISLICGFIYSRFIVFKDAR
- the dsbE gene encoding thiol:disulfide interchange protein DsbE — its product is MKRNVLLIPFVIFLVIAAALLWQLARNAEGDTPTNLESALIGKPVPTFRLESLENPGKHYEADVLTQGKPVLLNVWATWCPTCRAEHQYLNQLSAQGIRVVGLNYKDDRQKAIVWLKELGNPYALSLFDGDGMLGLDLGVYGAPETFLIDGKGIIRYRHAGDLNARVWESEIKPLWEKYSKEAAQ